A single region of the Stegostoma tigrinum isolate sSteTig4 chromosome 8, sSteTig4.hap1, whole genome shotgun sequence genome encodes:
- the fubp1 gene encoding far upstream element-binding protein 1 isoform X3, producing the protein MAEYSAVAPPSALTGGAGSGGGGAGGAGSGPGAGAGGGGGGGGGAAAAGGGGGPGAGGAGGFKNDAFADALQRARQIAAKIGGDTGTTINTSDYGYGGQKRPLEDGDQPDTKKVAQNDPFGAQLAAMHQQRAIATEEYKVPDGMVGFIIGRGGEQISRIQQESGCKVQIAPDSGGLPERSCMLTGSPDSILAAKRLLDQIVERGRIGPGTHHGDGPGTSVQEIMIPASKAGLVIGKGGETIKQLQERAGVKMVMIQDGPQPTGSDKPLRITGDPFKVQQAKDMVMDLIRDREQGGFREQRNEYGSRLGGANEALDVPVPRFAVGIVIGRSGEMIKKIQNDAGVRIQFKPDDGTTPERIAQILGPPDRCQHAAEILTDLLRSVEAGVPPGPGGPGPGRGRGRGQGNWNMGPPGGLQEFTFTVPSSKTGIIIGKGGETVKAISQQSGARIELQRNPPPNADPNFKMFIIRGSTQQIDYARQLIEEKIGAPTGPPGPPGPHGPHGPHLPPGPHGPPGPPGPGTPMGPYNPGPYNPGPPGPPQHGPPAPYAPQGWGNAYQPWQQQGQPDPSKAGDANTAAWAAYYAQYYQQQAQQPPAPSSTGQGSTPNSAPAADPSQPNPAQPPQTDYTKAWEEYYKKLGQQGQPQGAQQDYTKAWEEYYKKQSQAAQASSTAAQPSGQPDYSAAWAEYYRQQAAYYSQTNSQGIPQHPPAQQPPQIIDLSTSDSVTLQTQSRPN; encoded by the exons ATGGCCGAATATTCAGCAGTGGCGCCGCCCAGCGCGTTAACCGGTGGTGCTGGCAGTGGTGGTGGCGGAGCGGGAGGAGCGGGCAGCGGTCCTGGCGCTGGAGCTGGCGGTGGCggcgggggaggaggaggagcagcGGCAGCAGGTGGCGGCGGCGGGCCCGGGGCTGGAGGTGCCGGCGGCTTCAAGAACGACGCTTTCGCCGACGCCCTTCAGCGGGCGAGGCAG ATTGCAGCAAAAATTGGTGGGGATACAGGAACAACAATAAACACATCAGACTATGGATATGGCGGACAGAAAAGGCCACTGGAAGATGGAG ATCAACCAGACACCAAGAAAGTTGCTCAGAACGATC caTTTGGAGCACAGCTAGCTGCAATGCATCAACAGAG GGCAATTGCCACAGAGGAATACAAAGTACCCGATGGTATGGTTGGATTCA TAATTGGTCGAGGTGGAGAACAGATCTCACGCATACAACAAGAGTCTGGGTGCAAAGTACAGATTGCTCCTG ACAGTGGTGGTTTACCAGAAAGATCTTGCATGTTGACAGGAAGCCCTGATTCCATTCT AGCTGCAAAGAGGTTACTTGATCAAATAGTTGAAAGAGGTCGAATTGGTCCAGGTACACATCATGGAGATGGACCAGGTACTTCAGTGCAGGAGATTATGATTCCTGCAAGCAAAGCTGGACTTGTtattgggaaagggggagaaaCAATCAAGCAACTGCAA GAGCGCGCAGGAGTCAAGATGGTGATGATTCAAGATGGACCTCAGCCAACAGGATCAGACAAGCCCCTTCGCATCACTGGAGATCCATTCAAAGTACAG CAAGCCAAGGACATGGTTATGGATCTAATTCGTGACCGAGAACAAGGTGGTTTTAGAGAGCAGCGTAATGAATACGGATCCCGTTTGGGAGGAGCAAATGAAGCATTAGAT GTCCCTGTACCTCGCTTTGCTGTTGGTATTGTAATAGGGAGAAGCGGAGAAATGATTAAGAAGATACAGAACGATGCCGGTGTGAGGATTCAGTTCAAGCCAG ATGACGGGACGACGCCAGAAAGGATAGCTCAGATCTTGGGCCCTCCAGACAGATGTCAGCACGCTGCAGAAATACTTACAGACCTCCTACGAAGTGTGGAG GCTGGTGTGCCTCCAGGTCCTGGTGGCCCTGGGCCTGgcagaggaagagggagaggccaagggAATTGGAATATGGGCCCTCCTGGTGGACTTCAAGAGTTCACTTTCACGGTACCGAGCAGCAAGACTGGGATAATAATTGGCAAAG GTGGTGAGACTGTAAAAGCAATCAGCCAACAGTCAGGAGCACGGATAGAGCTTCAGAGAAACCCACCTCCAAATGCTGATCCcaatttcaaaatgtttattATTCGTGGATCAACTCAGCAGATTGACTATGCTCGACAACTTATTGAAGAGAAGATTGGG GCTCCTACTGGTCCTCCTGGGCCACCTGGTCCCCACGGTCCTCATGGACCTCATTTGCCTCCTGGCCCTCATGGGCCCCCTGGTCCTCCAGGCCCTGGAACTCCTATGGGGCCCTATAATCCAGGGCCCTATAATCCAGGGCCACCTGGTCCTCCTCAACA TGGTCCACCAGCTCCATATGCTCCACAAGGATGGGGAAATGCCTATCAGCCCTGGCAGCAGCAGGGTCAACCAGATCCAA GTAAAGCTGGAGATGCAAATACAGCTGCATGGGCAGCATATTACGCTCAGTATTATCAGCAACAAGCACAGCAGCCACCTGCACCTTCAAGCACCGGTCAGGGCAGTACCCCAAATTCTGCACCGG CAGCTGATCCAAGCCAACCCAACCCGGCCCAGCCTCCTCAGACTGATTATACCAAAGCCTGGGAAGAATATTACAAGAAATTAG GTCAACAGGGACAACCGCAAGGAGCGCAACAGGATTATACAAAAGCTTGGGAGGAATATTACAAGAAACAAA GTCAGGCAGCTCAAGCATCCAGTACGGCAGCTCAGCCAAGTGGACAGCCAGACTACAGTGCTGCGTGGGCTGAGTATTACAGACAGCAAGCGGCTTATTACAGTCAGACAAACTCCCAAGGAATTCCCCAGCATCCGCCAGCACAACAACCCCCACAG
- the fubp1 gene encoding far upstream element-binding protein 1 isoform X1, with product MAEYSAVAPPSALTGGAGSGGGGAGGAGSGPGAGAGGGGGGGGGAAAAGGGGGPGAGGAGGFKNDAFADALQRARQIAAKIGGDTGTTINTSDYGYGGQKRPLEDGDQPDTKKVAQNDPFGAQLAAMHQQRAIATEEYKVPDGMVGFIIGRGGEQISRIQQESGCKVQIAPDSGGLPERSCMLTGSPDSILAAKRLLDQIVERGRIGPGTHHGDGPGTSVQEIMIPASKAGLVIGKGGETIKQLQERAGVKMVMIQDGPQPTGSDKPLRITGDPFKVQQAKDMVMDLIRDREQGGFREQRNEYGSRLGGANEALDVPVPRFAVGIVIGRSGEMIKKIQNDAGVRIQFKPDDGTTPERIAQILGPPDRCQHAAEILTDLLRSVEAGVPPGPGGPGPGRGRGRGQGNWNMGPPGGLQEFTFTVPSSKTGIIIGKGGETVKAISQQSGARIELQRNPPPNADPNFKMFIIRGSTQQIDYARQLIEEKIGAPTGPPGPPGPHGPHGPHLPPGPHGPPGPPGPGTPMGPYNPGPYNPGPPGPPQHGPPAPYAPQGWGNAYQPWQQQGQPDPSKAGDANTAAWAAYYAQYYQQQAQQPPAPSSTGQGSTPNSAPGKSSAADPSQPNPAQPPQTDYTKAWEEYYKKLGQQGQPQGAQQDYTKAWEEYYKKQSQAAQASSTAAQPSGQPDYSAAWAEYYRQQAAYYSQTNSQGIPQHPPAQQPPQIIDLSTSDSVTLQTQSRPN from the exons ATGGCCGAATATTCAGCAGTGGCGCCGCCCAGCGCGTTAACCGGTGGTGCTGGCAGTGGTGGTGGCGGAGCGGGAGGAGCGGGCAGCGGTCCTGGCGCTGGAGCTGGCGGTGGCggcgggggaggaggaggagcagcGGCAGCAGGTGGCGGCGGCGGGCCCGGGGCTGGAGGTGCCGGCGGCTTCAAGAACGACGCTTTCGCCGACGCCCTTCAGCGGGCGAGGCAG ATTGCAGCAAAAATTGGTGGGGATACAGGAACAACAATAAACACATCAGACTATGGATATGGCGGACAGAAAAGGCCACTGGAAGATGGAG ATCAACCAGACACCAAGAAAGTTGCTCAGAACGATC caTTTGGAGCACAGCTAGCTGCAATGCATCAACAGAG GGCAATTGCCACAGAGGAATACAAAGTACCCGATGGTATGGTTGGATTCA TAATTGGTCGAGGTGGAGAACAGATCTCACGCATACAACAAGAGTCTGGGTGCAAAGTACAGATTGCTCCTG ACAGTGGTGGTTTACCAGAAAGATCTTGCATGTTGACAGGAAGCCCTGATTCCATTCT AGCTGCAAAGAGGTTACTTGATCAAATAGTTGAAAGAGGTCGAATTGGTCCAGGTACACATCATGGAGATGGACCAGGTACTTCAGTGCAGGAGATTATGATTCCTGCAAGCAAAGCTGGACTTGTtattgggaaagggggagaaaCAATCAAGCAACTGCAA GAGCGCGCAGGAGTCAAGATGGTGATGATTCAAGATGGACCTCAGCCAACAGGATCAGACAAGCCCCTTCGCATCACTGGAGATCCATTCAAAGTACAG CAAGCCAAGGACATGGTTATGGATCTAATTCGTGACCGAGAACAAGGTGGTTTTAGAGAGCAGCGTAATGAATACGGATCCCGTTTGGGAGGAGCAAATGAAGCATTAGAT GTCCCTGTACCTCGCTTTGCTGTTGGTATTGTAATAGGGAGAAGCGGAGAAATGATTAAGAAGATACAGAACGATGCCGGTGTGAGGATTCAGTTCAAGCCAG ATGACGGGACGACGCCAGAAAGGATAGCTCAGATCTTGGGCCCTCCAGACAGATGTCAGCACGCTGCAGAAATACTTACAGACCTCCTACGAAGTGTGGAG GCTGGTGTGCCTCCAGGTCCTGGTGGCCCTGGGCCTGgcagaggaagagggagaggccaagggAATTGGAATATGGGCCCTCCTGGTGGACTTCAAGAGTTCACTTTCACGGTACCGAGCAGCAAGACTGGGATAATAATTGGCAAAG GTGGTGAGACTGTAAAAGCAATCAGCCAACAGTCAGGAGCACGGATAGAGCTTCAGAGAAACCCACCTCCAAATGCTGATCCcaatttcaaaatgtttattATTCGTGGATCAACTCAGCAGATTGACTATGCTCGACAACTTATTGAAGAGAAGATTGGG GCTCCTACTGGTCCTCCTGGGCCACCTGGTCCCCACGGTCCTCATGGACCTCATTTGCCTCCTGGCCCTCATGGGCCCCCTGGTCCTCCAGGCCCTGGAACTCCTATGGGGCCCTATAATCCAGGGCCCTATAATCCAGGGCCACCTGGTCCTCCTCAACA TGGTCCACCAGCTCCATATGCTCCACAAGGATGGGGAAATGCCTATCAGCCCTGGCAGCAGCAGGGTCAACCAGATCCAA GTAAAGCTGGAGATGCAAATACAGCTGCATGGGCAGCATATTACGCTCAGTATTATCAGCAACAAGCACAGCAGCCACCTGCACCTTCAAGCACCGGTCAGGGCAGTACCCCAAATTCTGCACCGGGTAAATCATCGG CAGCTGATCCAAGCCAACCCAACCCGGCCCAGCCTCCTCAGACTGATTATACCAAAGCCTGGGAAGAATATTACAAGAAATTAG GTCAACAGGGACAACCGCAAGGAGCGCAACAGGATTATACAAAAGCTTGGGAGGAATATTACAAGAAACAAA GTCAGGCAGCTCAAGCATCCAGTACGGCAGCTCAGCCAAGTGGACAGCCAGACTACAGTGCTGCGTGGGCTGAGTATTACAGACAGCAAGCGGCTTATTACAGTCAGACAAACTCCCAAGGAATTCCCCAGCATCCGCCAGCACAACAACCCCCACAG